The proteins below come from a single Rhizobium tropici CIAT 899 genomic window:
- a CDS encoding PTS sugar transporter subunit IIA codes for MIGLVLVTHGKLAEEFRHAVEHVVGPQKFIETVCIGPEDDMDKRRQDILQAVAGADDGHGVIILTDMFGGTPSNLAISVMNSGHTEVIAGVNLPMLIKLAGVRGDNNMERALVEASEAGRKYINVASRVLSGK; via the coding sequence ATGATTGGACTTGTGCTTGTCACTCATGGCAAGCTGGCTGAAGAGTTTCGGCATGCCGTCGAGCATGTCGTTGGTCCGCAGAAGTTCATAGAGACGGTATGCATCGGTCCCGAAGACGACATGGACAAACGGCGGCAGGACATTCTGCAAGCCGTTGCCGGCGCCGATGACGGGCACGGCGTCATCATCCTCACCGACATGTTCGGCGGCACTCCTTCCAATCTCGCAATCTCCGTCATGAATAGCGGCCATACCGAGGTCATCGCCGGCGTCAATTTGCCGATGCTGATCAAGCTCGCGGGCGTACGCGGCGACAACAACATGGAAAGAGCTCTGGTGGAGGCCTCAGAGGCCGGGCGCAAATATATCAACGTGGCCAGCCGTGTGCTCAGTGGCAAATAA
- a CDS encoding alpha-ketoglutarate-dependent dioxygenase AlkB family protein yields the protein MLLPNGIRHLPGYLDRPAQEALVEAIRTVVAEAPLYTPVMPGTGKEMSVRMTNCGSLGWVTDKQRGYRYQPTHPVTGRPWPAMPPQLLDLWRDIAGYEKPPEACLVNFYGNDARMGLHQDCDEQNLKAPVLSVSLGNTCLFRVGGLNRNDRTLSFKLASGDIVVLGGEGRLCFHGVDRIYPATSTLLKNGGRINLTLRRVQP from the coding sequence ATGCTGCTCCCTAACGGAATTCGCCATCTCCCCGGATATCTCGACCGCCCTGCCCAGGAAGCGCTGGTCGAGGCGATCCGCACCGTCGTGGCAGAGGCGCCGCTCTACACACCGGTCATGCCAGGCACCGGCAAGGAAATGTCCGTGCGCATGACCAATTGCGGTTCGCTCGGCTGGGTGACGGACAAGCAGCGCGGCTATCGCTATCAGCCGACCCATCCGGTCACCGGTCGCCCATGGCCGGCCATGCCGCCGCAATTGCTCGATCTCTGGCGCGATATAGCAGGCTATGAAAAGCCGCCCGAAGCCTGCCTTGTCAATTTCTATGGCAACGATGCCCGCATGGGCCTGCATCAGGATTGCGACGAACAGAATCTCAAGGCGCCCGTGCTGTCGGTCTCGCTCGGCAATACCTGCCTCTTTCGGGTCGGAGGTCTCAACCGCAACGATCGCACGCTATCCTTCAAGCTTGCGAGCGGCGATATCGTCGTTCTCGGCGGCGAAGGAAGATTGTGCTTCCACGGCGTCGATCGCATCTATCCGGCAACGTCGACATTGCTGAAGAACGGCGGACGCATCAATCTGACGTTACGGCGCGTTCAGCCCTGA
- a CDS encoding HPr family phosphocarrier protein has protein sequence MTELSRELLIINKRGLHARASAKFVQTVEAYDAVITVSKDGTTVGGTSIMGLMMLAASPGCSVLVAASGNQAAEALEALDQLVANKFGEEM, from the coding sequence ATGACCGAGCTTTCCCGGGAACTCCTGATCATCAACAAGCGGGGCCTGCATGCCCGTGCCTCCGCGAAATTCGTCCAGACCGTCGAAGCCTACGACGCGGTGATCACGGTTTCAAAAGACGGCACCACGGTCGGCGGAACTTCGATCATGGGCCTGATGATGCTGGCAGCCAGCCCGGGCTGCAGCGTGCTTGTCGCGGCAAGCGGCAACCAGGCAGCCGAAGCGCTCGAGGCACTCGACCAACTGGTCGCCAACAAGTTCGGCGAGGAAATGTAG
- a CDS encoding sensor histidine kinase, translating to MAQLVQDRDIDDSESPSGARIARRRWTHPFVLIRRIFGNAVFSSLTRRILFFNLAALVVLVGGILYLNQFREGLIDARVESLLTQGEIIAGAVSASASVDTNSITIDPQKLLELQAGQSITPVPNDEDLEFPIDPEKVAPVLTRLISPTRTRARIFDADANLLLDSRHLYSRGQVLRYDLPPVDDEKQSWSDWFSGLLNKMLQPGNLPVYKEAPGGDGSIYPEVMNALTGVRGAVVRTTEKGELIVSVAVPIQRFRAVLGVLLLSTQAGDIDKIVHAERLAIMRVFGVATLVNVVLSLLLSSTIANPLRRLSAAAIRVRRGGAKEREEIPDFSARQDEIGNLSIALRDMTSALYDRIDAIESFAADVSHELKNPLTSLRSAVETLPLAKSDDSKKRLMDVIQHDVRRLDRLISDISDASRLDAELARPDAKSLDLEVLLRDMIDISRQVGHSKKAVEIEYVVDRKPGNKTNFSVEGHDLRIGQIVTNLIENARSFVPAETGKITVRLTRTRTRCVIYIEDNGPGIQAENIDRIFERFYTDRPESEGFGQNSGLGLSISRQIAEAHGGSLRAENIVDSDGSTLLGARFILSLPAQTQA from the coding sequence TTGGCACAGCTGGTGCAGGACAGGGATATAGACGACTCGGAAAGCCCGAGCGGCGCTCGAATCGCGCGCCGACGCTGGACTCATCCCTTCGTGCTGATCCGCCGCATCTTCGGCAATGCTGTCTTTTCGAGCCTGACGCGGCGCATCCTGTTCTTCAATCTGGCCGCCCTCGTCGTTCTGGTCGGCGGCATTCTCTATCTCAACCAGTTCCGCGAAGGCCTGATCGATGCCCGCGTCGAGAGCCTCTTGACGCAGGGCGAGATCATCGCCGGTGCCGTCTCGGCCTCGGCATCGGTCGATACCAACTCCATCACCATCGACCCACAGAAGCTGCTGGAGCTGCAGGCCGGCCAGAGCATCACGCCCGTTCCGAACGATGAGGATCTCGAATTCCCGATCGATCCGGAAAAGGTGGCGCCAGTGCTGACGCGGCTGATCTCGCCGACGCGCACCCGCGCCCGCATCTTCGATGCCGATGCCAACTTGCTGCTCGACAGCCGCCATCTTTATTCGCGCGGCCAGGTGCTGCGCTACGACCTTCCCCCCGTCGACGACGAGAAGCAGAGCTGGTCCGACTGGTTCAGCGGCCTGCTCAACAAGATGCTGCAGCCGGGCAACTTGCCTGTCTACAAGGAAGCGCCCGGCGGCGATGGCTCGATCTATCCGGAAGTCATGAATGCGCTGACCGGCGTGCGCGGCGCTGTGGTGCGCACCACGGAGAAGGGCGAGCTGATCGTTTCGGTCGCCGTGCCGATCCAGCGCTTCCGCGCCGTGCTCGGCGTGTTGCTGCTCTCGACCCAGGCCGGCGACATCGACAAGATCGTTCATGCCGAGCGTCTTGCGATCATGCGCGTCTTCGGCGTCGCGACGCTGGTCAACGTGGTGCTGTCGCTGCTTTTATCCTCCACCATCGCCAATCCGCTGCGCCGGCTTTCGGCTGCCGCCATCCGCGTGCGGCGCGGCGGGGCAAAGGAGCGCGAGGAAATCCCTGACTTTTCCGCCCGCCAGGACGAGATCGGCAACCTGTCGATCGCATTGCGCGACATGACATCGGCACTCTATGATCGCATCGATGCCATCGAGAGTTTTGCAGCCGACGTCAGCCACGAGCTGAAAAACCCGTTGACGTCGCTGCGCAGCGCTGTCGAGACGCTGCCGCTCGCCAAGAGCGATGATTCGAAGAAGCGGCTGATGGACGTGATTCAGCACGACGTTCGCCGCCTCGACCGCCTGATCAGCGATATCTCCGATGCATCGCGCCTTGACGCCGAACTTGCTCGCCCGGATGCGAAGTCGCTCGATCTGGAAGTGCTGCTGCGCGACATGATCGATATTTCCAGACAAGTCGGACACAGCAAGAAGGCCGTCGAAATCGAATATGTCGTCGACCGCAAGCCGGGCAACAAGACGAATTTCTCCGTCGAGGGTCACGACCTGCGCATCGGTCAGATCGTCACCAATCTCATCGAAAACGCACGATCCTTCGTTCCGGCGGAAACCGGCAAGATTACCGTGCGGCTGACGCGGACACGGACGCGTTGCGTCATCTATATCGAAGATAATGGTCCCGGCATTCAGGCCGAAAATATCGACCGCATCTTCGAACGCTTCTATACCGACCGGCCTGAATCCGAAGGTTTCGGGCAGAATTCCGGCCTCGGCCTTTCGATCAGCCGGCAGATCGCCGAGGCGCATGGCGGCTCTCTGCGCGCCGAGAATATCGTCGACAGCGATGGCTCGACGCTGCTCGGTGCTCGCTTCATCCTTTCGCTGCCCGCCCAGACACAGGCGTGA
- a CDS encoding HPr kinase/phosphorylase has protein sequence MTGEATNIHATAIVIGRTGLLFLGPSGSGKSALAFSCLAAAKLLGLTASLVADDRVLISAQSGSVIAKCPPSIEGLMEIRYTGIVRMPYISEGEMHFAVRPVDPATAERLPPEDEQVDITGSIRLPLIRLAATSANPLAVIIAKIGASFG, from the coding sequence ATGACCGGCGAAGCGACCAATATCCACGCCACGGCGATCGTCATCGGCAGGACCGGGCTCCTGTTTCTCGGCCCTTCGGGCAGCGGCAAATCCGCCCTCGCTTTTTCGTGCCTTGCCGCCGCCAAACTGCTCGGACTGACGGCAAGCCTTGTTGCCGACGACCGGGTGCTGATCAGCGCGCAAAGCGGCTCCGTAATTGCGAAATGCCCGCCCTCGATCGAAGGGCTGATGGAAATCCGCTATACCGGCATCGTCCGGATGCCTTACATTTCGGAAGGCGAAATGCACTTCGCCGTCCGCCCCGTCGATCCGGCCACGGCAGAAAGGCTGCCGCCGGAAGACGAGCAGGTCGATATTACCGGCTCCATCCGGTTGCCCTTGATCCGCCTGGCCGCAACCTCCGCGAATCCGCTGGCCGTAATAATAGCGAAAATCGGCGCGAGTTTCGGCTAA
- the ahcY gene encoding adenosylhomocysteinase — protein sequence MSTEKDYIVADIGLADFGRKEITIAETEMPGLMACRAEFGEAKPLKGARITGSLHMTIQTAVLIETLVALGAQVRWASCNIFSTQDHAAAAIAASGVPVFAVKGESLEDYWIYTDKIFQWADGGLSNMILDDGGDATMYILLGARAEAGEDVLSNPHSEEEEILFAQIKKRLQATPGWFTKQRDAIKGVTEETTTGVNRLYQLSQKGLLPFPAINVNDSVTKSKFDNKYGCKESLVDGIRRATDVMMAGKVAVVCGYGDVGKGSAASLSGAGARVKVTEVDPICALQAAMDGYEVVQLEDVVSSADIFITTTGNKDVIRIDHMRAMKDMAIVGNIGHFDNEIQVAALRNQKWTNIKPQVDMVEFSKGNRIILLSEGRLLNLGNATGHPSFVMSASFTNQTLAQIELFTKPGQYKNEVYVLPKHLDEKVARLHLAKLGVKLTELSEEQASYIGVTPKGPFKSDHYRY from the coding sequence ATGAGCACTGAAAAGGACTACATCGTCGCGGATATCGGCCTTGCCGACTTCGGCCGCAAGGAAATCACGATCGCCGAAACCGAGATGCCGGGCCTGATGGCCTGCCGCGCCGAATTCGGCGAAGCGAAGCCGCTGAAGGGCGCCCGGATCACCGGCTCGCTGCACATGACGATTCAAACAGCCGTTCTCATCGAGACGCTGGTGGCACTCGGCGCTCAGGTGCGCTGGGCATCCTGCAACATCTTCTCGACGCAGGACCATGCCGCCGCCGCAATCGCCGCATCCGGCGTTCCGGTCTTCGCCGTCAAGGGCGAGAGCCTCGAAGATTATTGGATCTACACCGACAAGATCTTCCAGTGGGCCGATGGCGGTCTTTCCAACATGATCCTCGACGATGGCGGCGATGCCACGATGTACATCCTGCTCGGCGCCCGCGCCGAAGCCGGTGAGGACGTGCTCTCCAACCCGCATTCGGAAGAAGAAGAAATCCTCTTCGCGCAGATCAAGAAGCGCCTTCAGGCAACGCCTGGCTGGTTCACCAAGCAGCGCGATGCCATCAAGGGCGTAACGGAAGAAACCACCACGGGCGTCAACCGTCTGTACCAGCTCAGCCAGAAGGGCCTTCTGCCCTTCCCGGCCATCAACGTCAACGACAGCGTCACCAAGTCGAAGTTCGACAACAAGTACGGCTGCAAGGAATCGCTGGTCGACGGTATCCGCCGCGCCACCGACGTCATGATGGCCGGCAAGGTCGCTGTCGTCTGCGGCTATGGCGATGTCGGCAAGGGTTCTGCCGCTTCGCTCTCCGGGGCCGGCGCTCGCGTCAAGGTCACGGAAGTCGACCCGATCTGCGCACTGCAGGCTGCCATGGACGGCTATGAAGTCGTTCAGCTCGAGGACGTCGTTTCCTCGGCCGACATCTTCATCACCACGACCGGCAACAAGGACGTCATCCGCATCGACCACATGCGTGCGATGAAGGACATGGCGATCGTCGGCAACATCGGCCACTTCGACAACGAAATCCAGGTTGCCGCGCTGCGGAACCAGAAGTGGACGAACATCAAGCCGCAGGTCGACATGGTCGAATTCTCCAAGGGCAACCGCATCATCCTGCTCTCGGAAGGCCGTCTCCTGAATCTCGGCAACGCCACCGGCCACCCGTCCTTCGTGATGTCGGCTTCCTTCACCAACCAGACGCTGGCGCAGATCGAGCTCTTCACCAAGCCCGGCCAGTACAAGAACGAAGTCTACGTTCTGCCGAAGCACCTCGACGAGAAGGTCGCCCGCCTGCATCTTGCCAAGCTCGGCGTGAAGCTGACGGAGCTTTCCGAAGAGCAGGCATCGTATATCGGCGTGACGCCGAAGGGCCCGTTCAAGTCCGACCACTACAGATACTGA
- the arfB gene encoding alternative ribosome rescue aminoacyl-tRNA hydrolase ArfB produces MASEALYINDRITIAGWELTEQFVLAGGPGGQNVNKVATAVQLFFNVQNSPSLTDRVKANAIRLAGRRVSKEGVLMIEASRFRSQDRNREDARERLKELILGAAAPPPPPRRKTKPTKGSIERRLKEKSGRSEVKKMRSKVGGD; encoded by the coding sequence ATGGCCAGCGAAGCGCTTTACATTAACGACCGGATCACGATTGCCGGCTGGGAGCTGACGGAACAATTCGTTCTGGCGGGCGGTCCCGGCGGTCAAAACGTCAACAAGGTCGCGACCGCAGTCCAGCTTTTCTTCAACGTCCAGAATTCCCCCTCGCTGACCGACCGCGTCAAGGCGAATGCGATCAGGCTTGCCGGCCGTCGTGTGTCCAAGGAAGGCGTTCTGATGATCGAGGCCAGCCGCTTCCGCAGCCAGGATCGCAATCGCGAGGATGCGCGCGAGCGGCTGAAGGAACTGATCCTCGGAGCCGCCGCCCCGCCGCCGCCGCCGCGCCGAAAGACCAAGCCGACGAAGGGGTCGATCGAGCGCCGGCTGAAGGAGAAATCCGGGCGCTCCGAGGTCAAGAAGATGCGCAGCAAGGTCGGCGGCGATTAG
- a CDS encoding phosphoenolpyruvate carboxykinase: protein MEQFGVRNPATELGSIGLGAAASVRYNLMEAHLYEEAIRRCEADLTADGALRALTGQHTGRSPKDKFVVRNATTEDQIWWDNNKPMSPEHFELLHEDMLAHARGKDLFVQDLIGGADAEYALPTRVITEFAWHSLFIRNLLIRPDRSELESFVPQLTIIDLPSFRADPERHGCRTETVIACDFVNGIVLIGGTSYAGEMKKSVFTALNYMLPERGVMPMHCSANVGPEGDAAIFFGLSGTGKTTLSADPTRTLIGDDEHGWGENGIFNFEGGCYAKTIRLSAEAEPEIYATTRRFGTVLENVVLDEHGRPDLDDGSLTENTRSAYPLHFIPNASESGVTGHPETIIMLTADAFGVMPPIAKLTPDQAMYHFLSGYTAKVAGTEKGVVEPEATFSTCFGAPFMPRHPAEYGNLLKELIARRGARCWLVNTGWTGGAYGKGSRMPIKATRALLAAALKGDLDNVEFRTDANFGFAVPVAVEGVDTAILDPRSTWADGEAYDAQAKKLVQMFVTNFAKFEDHVDGNVRDAAPGMPVAAE, encoded by the coding sequence ATGGAGCAATTCGGCGTCCGCAATCCCGCGACTGAACTGGGATCGATCGGCCTGGGAGCCGCCGCCAGTGTGCGTTACAACCTCATGGAAGCCCATCTTTACGAAGAGGCGATTCGCCGTTGCGAGGCTGATCTGACCGCCGATGGCGCGCTCAGGGCCTTGACCGGCCAGCACACCGGCCGTTCGCCGAAGGACAAGTTCGTGGTGCGCAACGCCACCACCGAAGATCAGATCTGGTGGGACAACAACAAGCCGATGTCGCCGGAGCACTTCGAGCTCCTGCATGAGGACATGCTGGCCCATGCCCGCGGCAAGGACCTGTTCGTGCAGGATCTGATCGGCGGTGCCGATGCTGAATACGCCTTGCCGACGCGCGTCATCACCGAATTCGCCTGGCATTCGCTGTTCATCCGCAATCTGCTGATCCGCCCCGATCGCTCTGAGCTCGAAAGCTTCGTACCGCAGCTGACGATCATCGACCTGCCAAGCTTCCGCGCCGATCCGGAGCGTCACGGTTGCCGCACCGAAACAGTGATCGCCTGTGATTTCGTCAATGGCATCGTCCTGATCGGCGGCACCTCCTATGCCGGTGAGATGAAGAAATCGGTATTCACGGCGCTGAACTACATGCTGCCGGAACGCGGCGTCATGCCGATGCATTGCTCGGCCAATGTCGGCCCGGAAGGCGATGCGGCGATCTTCTTCGGCCTGTCGGGTACCGGCAAGACAACGCTGTCGGCCGATCCCACCCGTACGCTCATTGGCGACGACGAGCATGGCTGGGGCGAAAACGGCATCTTCAACTTCGAAGGCGGCTGCTACGCTAAGACCATCCGTCTTTCAGCAGAAGCCGAACCTGAAATCTACGCCACGACCCGCCGTTTCGGCACCGTCTTGGAAAATGTCGTGCTCGACGAGCATGGACGGCCGGATCTCGACGATGGCTCGCTGACGGAAAACACCCGCAGCGCCTACCCGCTGCATTTCATCCCGAATGCCTCGGAATCCGGTGTCACCGGTCATCCCGAGACGATCATCATGCTGACGGCGGACGCTTTCGGCGTCATGCCGCCGATCGCCAAGCTGACACCGGATCAGGCGATGTACCACTTCCTGTCCGGCTACACCGCCAAGGTCGCCGGCACGGAAAAGGGCGTCGTCGAGCCGGAAGCCACCTTCTCGACCTGCTTCGGCGCTCCCTTCATGCCGCGCCATCCGGCTGAATACGGCAACCTCCTCAAAGAGCTGATCGCCCGCCGCGGCGCCCGTTGCTGGCTAGTCAACACCGGCTGGACCGGCGGTGCTTATGGCAAGGGAAGCCGCATGCCGATCAAGGCGACGCGTGCGCTGCTCGCGGCCGCCCTGAAGGGCGATCTCGACAATGTCGAATTCCGCACGGATGCGAATTTCGGCTTCGCGGTTCCGGTCGCGGTGGAAGGCGTCGATACAGCGATCCTCGACCCACGCTCCACCTGGGCCGATGGCGAAGCCTATGATGCGCAGGCCAAGAAGCTGGTGCAGATGTTCGTCACCAACTTTGCGAAGTTCGAGGATCACGTGGACGGCAATGTCCGTGATGCGGCCCCTGGGATGCCGGTTGCTGCGGAATAA
- a CDS encoding PAS domain-containing sensor histidine kinase, whose protein sequence is MFEGEDNLHQPALRRAATLLLQGGEYWLSAKTKQGEGRLARLNRLLRLSVFGGLLTGLAGPVLAQGNDAAQASMRLFTSSEMAVFSVIIGVISAALLSTMWMVRQRGNMESESREIRTALSDANQRISQYQALIADKNRRIVIWDGQNARPELLGQLPVETGAPQDNEFLAFGRWLKSWSAGELDKAIDKLRGSGQSFDMVVETNRDEILEAQGRISGGRAFVRFIALNNLRAELAELKIERDRLMTSISAFQNLLDAIDLPVWQRDAEGKLTWVNQAYGEAVEAVSTDEAVREGREFLTTVARERIRAAATPESPFHDKISTVVHGNRTFFDVVDVRSPNGSAGIAIDISEAEAVRAELARTLKSHAETLDHLATPVAIFDGDRRLQFYNQAFVQLWELDIAFLEKRPDNSELLDRLRGAKKLPEQLNWKTWKDDVLSVYRALDTQTDLWHLPNGQILKVFATAHPQGGATWVFENLTEQVDLETRYNTLVKVQGETIDHLSEGVAVFGPDGRIRLSNPAFRILWNITEAQAKPGTHIQTLAEACAPSYDRPDGWKRFAEQITSFDDERPSSQGTLELYSNLVLDYAVIPLPNAQTMLTFVNKTDSVRAERALTEKNEALLKADELKNDFVQHVSYELRSPLTNIIGFTDLLKTPGIGSLNERQAEYIDHISTSSSVLLTLVNDILDLATLDAGIMRLNYSEIVLSDLLDEVSMQIADRLQESGVMLEITVPAHLGSIVADQQRLKQILLKLLTNAANFAPEGSTITLKCGRESTDFVFSVADKGPGIPEDLINAVFNRFASGGKGGKRSGAGLGLSIVESFVSLHEGEVSIESQPGKGTTVTCRIPSAELPHSVAAE, encoded by the coding sequence ATGTTTGAAGGGGAAGACAACCTGCATCAGCCAGCGTTACGCCGAGCGGCGACGCTGTTGCTGCAGGGCGGTGAATATTGGCTTTCGGCAAAAACGAAGCAGGGCGAAGGTCGGCTGGCGCGCTTGAACCGCTTGCTGCGGCTCAGCGTTTTCGGCGGCCTGTTGACCGGTCTGGCCGGACCCGTTCTTGCGCAGGGCAATGACGCCGCGCAGGCGAGCATGCGCCTCTTCACCTCCTCGGAAATGGCCGTCTTCTCCGTTATCATCGGCGTGATCTCCGCCGCACTCCTGTCGACCATGTGGATGGTTCGGCAGCGCGGGAATATGGAAAGCGAAAGCCGCGAGATCCGCACGGCCCTTTCGGATGCCAATCAGCGTATTTCGCAATATCAGGCGCTGATTGCCGACAAGAACCGCCGAATCGTCATCTGGGATGGCCAGAATGCTCGGCCGGAGCTGCTCGGCCAGCTGCCGGTCGAGACGGGCGCGCCGCAGGACAATGAATTCCTCGCCTTCGGCCGCTGGCTGAAATCATGGTCGGCCGGCGAGCTCGACAAGGCGATCGACAAACTGCGCGGCAGCGGCCAGAGCTTCGACATGGTGGTCGAAACCAACCGCGACGAGATTCTGGAAGCGCAGGGCCGCATTTCCGGCGGACGCGCCTTTGTCCGCTTCATTGCGCTTAACAATCTGCGCGCCGAACTCGCCGAGCTGAAGATCGAGCGCGACCGGCTGATGACCTCGATCTCCGCGTTCCAGAATCTGCTCGATGCCATCGACCTGCCGGTCTGGCAGCGCGATGCGGAAGGCAAGCTCACCTGGGTCAATCAGGCCTATGGCGAGGCCGTGGAAGCGGTTTCGACAGATGAAGCCGTGCGCGAGGGACGGGAATTCCTGACGACCGTGGCTCGCGAACGCATTCGGGCAGCCGCCACGCCGGAGTCGCCCTTCCACGACAAGATTTCGACCGTCGTACACGGCAACCGCACCTTTTTCGACGTTGTCGATGTCAGGTCGCCGAATGGCTCCGCCGGCATTGCGATCGATATTTCTGAAGCGGAAGCGGTTCGCGCCGAGCTTGCCCGTACGCTGAAGAGCCACGCCGAAACCCTCGACCATCTCGCGACACCGGTTGCGATTTTCGATGGCGACAGACGGCTGCAATTCTACAATCAGGCCTTCGTCCAGCTCTGGGAACTCGATATCGCCTTCCTCGAGAAACGACCCGACAACAGCGAGCTCCTGGACCGGCTGCGCGGCGCCAAGAAGCTGCCGGAACAGCTGAACTGGAAGACCTGGAAGGACGACGTCCTTTCGGTCTATCGCGCGCTCGACACGCAGACCGATCTCTGGCATCTCCCCAACGGTCAGATTCTCAAGGTTTTCGCAACCGCGCATCCGCAGGGCGGCGCTACTTGGGTATTCGAGAACCTGACCGAGCAGGTCGATCTCGAAACGCGCTACAACACGCTGGTCAAGGTTCAGGGCGAGACCATTGACCATCTTTCCGAAGGCGTCGCCGTTTTCGGTCCCGATGGCCGCATCCGCCTGTCGAACCCCGCGTTCCGCATTCTCTGGAACATTACCGAGGCACAGGCCAAGCCCGGCACGCATATCCAGACCCTGGCGGAGGCATGCGCACCTTCCTATGACCGGCCTGATGGCTGGAAGCGGTTTGCCGAGCAGATCACCAGCTTCGACGACGAGCGGCCCTCATCGCAGGGCACACTGGAGCTTTATTCCAATCTGGTGCTCGATTACGCCGTCATTCCGCTGCCGAATGCGCAGACCATGCTGACCTTCGTCAACAAGACCGACAGTGTGCGCGCCGAACGCGCCCTGACCGAGAAAAACGAAGCGCTGCTGAAGGCGGACGAGCTGAAGAACGATTTCGTCCAGCACGTCTCCTACGAGCTGCGTTCGCCGCTCACAAACATCATAGGCTTCACCGACCTCTTGAAAACGCCGGGCATCGGCTCGCTGAACGAGCGTCAGGCCGAATATATCGACCATATCTCGACCTCTTCTTCCGTGCTGCTGACGCTGGTCAACGACATCCTTGATCTCGCGACGCTCGACGCCGGCATCATGCGGCTGAACTATTCCGAGATCGTGCTCTCCGATCTGCTCGACGAAGTCTCCATGCAGATCGCCGACCGGCTGCAGGAAAGCGGCGTGATGCTTGAAATCACAGTGCCGGCCCATCTCGGCTCTATCGTCGCCGACCAGCAGCGGCTGAAGCAGATCCTGCTCAAGCTTCTGACCAATGCCGCGAATTTCGCGCCCGAGGGATCGACGATCACCTTGAAATGCGGGCGCGAGAGCACGGATTTCGTTTTCTCGGTTGCCGACAAAGGTCCAGGCATCCCGGAGGATTTGATCAATGCGGTGTTCAACCGCTTCGCCTCCGGCGGCAAGGGTGGCAAGCGCAGCGGTGCCGGCCTCGGCCTTTCCATCGTCGAAAGCTTCGTCAGCCTGCATGAGGGCGAGGTTTCGATCGAAAGCCAGCCGGGCAAGGGAACGACGGTCACCTGCCGGATTCCTTCAGCTGAATTGCCTCATTCCGTCGCAGCAGAATGA
- a CDS encoding response regulator transcription factor, translated as MLTIALVDDDRNILTSVSIALEAEGYKVETYTDGASALDGLLARPPQLAIFDIKMPRMDGMELLRRLRQKSDIPVIFLTSKDEEIDELFGLKMGADDFITKPFSQRLLVERVKAVLRRASAREAANAAGGAAAAKPGAAQQARSLERGQLVMDQERHTCTWKGEPVTLTVTEFLILHSLAQRPGVVKSRDALMDAAYDEQVYVDDRTIDSHIKRLRKKFKMVDLDFDMIETLYGVGYRFREAA; from the coding sequence ATGTTGACAATCGCGCTCGTTGACGACGACCGCAATATCCTGACTTCCGTTTCGATTGCCTTGGAAGCAGAGGGATATAAGGTAGAGACCTATACGGACGGAGCCTCGGCGCTGGACGGCCTTTTGGCCCGGCCGCCGCAACTGGCGATCTTCGATATCAAGATGCCCCGCATGGACGGCATGGAACTTCTGCGCCGCCTGCGGCAGAAATCCGATATACCAGTGATTTTCCTGACCTCGAAGGACGAGGAAATCGACGAACTCTTCGGCCTGAAGATGGGCGCCGACGACTTCATCACCAAGCCATTCTCGCAGCGCCTGCTGGTCGAGCGCGTCAAGGCCGTTCTGCGCCGTGCGTCCGCTCGCGAAGCCGCAAATGCTGCCGGCGGCGCAGCGGCCGCCAAGCCGGGTGCTGCACAGCAGGCCCGCTCGTTGGAACGCGGACAGCTGGTCATGGACCAGGAACGCCATACCTGCACCTGGAAGGGCGAGCCGGTGACGCTCACCGTCACCGAATTCCTCATCCTGCATTCGCTTGCCCAGCGCCCCGGCGTCGTCAAGAGCCGCGATGCGCTGATGGATGCGGCCTATGACGAGCAGGTCTATGTCGACGACCGCACGATCGACAGCCACATCAAGCGGCTGCGCAAGAAATTCAAGATGGTCGACCTCGATTTTGATATGATCGAGACGCTGTATGGCGTCGGCTACCGTTTCCGCGAAGCTGCATAA